AATAAGTACGGTAAAAATTTAGTTGAAATGGTTAAAAATGGTAAAATTGACCCTATAATTGGTAGAGATGATGAAATCAGAAGATCTATACAAATACTATCAAGAAGAAATAAAAATAATCCCATATTAATAGGTGAACCTGGTGTAGGTAAAACTGCCATAGTTGAAGGTATTGCTTGGCGTATTTTTAAAGGCGACGTTCCAGAAACATTAAAGAATAAAACTGTTTTTTCTCTTGATATGGGTTCATTAATATCAGGCGCAAAATATAGGGGTGAATTTGAAGAAAGATTAAAAGCAGTAATAACTACACTAGAAGAAAGTAATGGTAATATTATACTATTTATTGATGAAGTACATAATATTGTTGGTGCAGGTTCTAGTGAAGGTAGTATGGATGCTTCAAATTTATTAAAACCTATGTTAGCAAGAGGAGAAATTAAAGTTATAGGTGCTACTACATTAGATGAATACAGAAAATATATAGAAAAAGATGCAGCATTGGAAAGAAGATTCCAACCAGTATTAGTTGAAGAACCTAATATAGATGAAACTATTTCTATACTTCGTGGACTTAAAGAAAAATTTGAACAATTTCACGGTATAAGAATAACAGATAATGCCATTGTATCTGCTGCAAAATTAAGTGATAGATATATTACTGATAGATATTTACCTGACAAGGCTATAGATTTAATTGATGAAGCATGTGCTAAACTTAAAACTGAAATAAATTCTATGCCTACTGAACTAGATGAATTAACTAGACAAATAACACAATTAGAAATTGAAAAAGAAGCATTAAAAAAAGAAGATGACTTAGCAAGTAAAAAAAGATATGAAATTCTTTCAAAAGATTTAAGTACTAAAAAGGAAAAACAAAAAGAATTATTATCTAGTTGGAGAAACGAAAAAAATGATATAGAAAATATAAAAAAATTACAAAAAGAATTAGAAACTGCTAAATTTAAACTAGATGAATACAGTAATATAAATATAGATTATGAAAAAGCAGGAGAATTAAAATATAATACTATTCCTGCAATAGAAAATAAGCTATCAGAATTAAAAAATAAAAATCAAACTAATAAATTATTAAAACAAATGATAACAGAAGATGAAATAACTATGGTTATATCTAAATGGACTAAAATTCCTATTAATAAATTACTAGAAGGTGAAAAAGAAAAAATATTAAACTTAGAAAACAGATTAAAAGAAAGAGTAATAGGTCAAGATGATGCTATTAAAAAAATATCTGAAACTGTTCTAAGATCAAGAGCAGGTTTAAAAAATCCTAAACGTCCTATAGGTTCTTTCATATTTTTAGGTCCAACTGGTGTAGGTAAAACTTATCTTGCTAAAACTTTGGCATATAACTTATTTGACGATGAGGAAAACATGGTAAGAATTGACATGAGTGAATATATGGAAAAATTTAGTGTGAGTAGATTAATAGGAGCCGCTCCTGGTTATGTTGGTTATGATGAAGGTGGACAATTAACAGAAGCAATAAGAAGAAAACCATATTCAGTTATACTATTTGATGAAATTGAAAAAGCACACCCAGATATATTTAATATCTTATTACAAGTATTAGATGATGGTAGATTAACTGATAATAAAGGTAAAATTGTAGATTTTAAAAACACTATTATAATAATGACTTCTAACCTTAAAGAAGAAAATTTAAAGTCATATTTTAGACCAGAATTTTTAAATAGGGTAGATGAAATCACAGTATTTAACAGTTTAGATATTCAAAGTGTCAAAAAGATTGTTATAAAAGAACTAAACGAAATCAACAAACTATTAGATGATAAGATGATAACAGTAGAATTTACAAATGAAGCCGTAGAACACATAGCAAAAAATACTTATGACGTTGAATATGGTGCTAGACCTATTAAAAGATATATACAAAGAGAAATTGAAACAAGTATTTCTAAAATGATATTATCAAATGAAATAAAAGAAAAAGATAATTTATTAATAGATTTGAAAAATGATAGACTTGTATATGAAAAAAAATAAGCAAAAAAATAACGGGGAGAACCCGTTTTTTTTTATTAAATTTAATGGCGTGCTTCACAAGAGTCGAACTCGTAACCTTCTGATCCGTAGTCAGACGCTCTAATCCATTGAGCTAGAAGCACAATAAAAAAATGGCGGTGAAGGAGGGATTTGAACCCTCGGTCCAATCTTACTTGGACACTCCCTTAGCAGGGGAGCATATTCGGCCACTCTAACACTTCACCATCTGGCGGGCAGACTGGGATTCGAACCCAGACGGCTGTTACACCTTCGCCGGTTTTCAAGACCGGTTCCTTAGCCAGTTCGGACATCTGCCCTTGCACATGCTAATATACCATTTTTTTTAGTCCTTTGTCAATATTTTTTTCTCATTTTTATGAGTTTATGTACGAAAGTATCATATTACCTATACTAAACCCAAATTTAGATAGCATTATCATAATTGTACAAGACATTATAGTCCCAAAAAATATTGATACGAAACTTTTTCTAAATCCTAAATCAAGCATACTAGCACCCAAAGTACCTGTCCAAACTCCTGTGCCTGGTAAAGGTATACCTACGAATAAAAATAATGCTATATATGTTTTTGTACTTGATTTATTTAAAAGATTTTGACCAGTTTCATGTCCTTTTTTTAATATTTTTTCAAATATAGGTCCTAAATATTTATATTTCACACCATATATTAAAAATCGTTTAGCAAATACAAATATAATTGGCATAACAATAATATTTCCTATTATGCACACTATTGATGCTAAGCCTAAATTTAAATCTAATGCTACTGCTGTTATTATTGCTCCTCTTAATTCTAAAAACGGAGTCATTGAGATTATAAATAAATATATGTATTTCATCTAGTTTCCTTTTCTGTCTATCATTGCTTTTACCAAACCTTTAAATAAAGGGTGTGGTTTATTAGGTCTATTCTTAAATTCAGGATGGTATTGTGTTGCAACAAAGTATGGATGATCTTTTAATTCAATAACTTCTACATAATTTCCATCAGGAGATTTTCCAACTATATTCATTCCTGCTTTAACAAAATCTTCAGTATATTTTTGGTTAAATTCATATCTATGTCTATGTCTTTCAAAAATAAAGTCTTCACCATATTCTTGCTCTGCTAAACTTCCTTTTACCAATTTACAAGGGTAAGATCCTAATCTCATAGTTCCGCCTAAATTTTCAACATTTTCTTGTTCTTCCATTAAAGATATTATTGGATATTTAGTTCCTTTTTCAAATTCAGTAGAATTTGCTCCTTCATACCCTAAAACATTTCTTGCAAACTCTATTGCTGCCATTTGCATACCAAGACATATTCCTAAAAATGGAATTTTGTTTTCTCTTGCATATTTTATAGTTTTTATTTTACCTTCTACTCCCCTATTACCAAATCCACCTGGTACTAAAATACCATCATAGTTTTTAAGTAATGTAATATCGTATTCTTCCGATTTTAAGTAATCTATGTTAACTTTACATGAATAAGCATATCCTGCATGTTCTAGT
Above is a window of Oceanivirga salmonicida DNA encoding:
- a CDS encoding ATP-dependent Clp protease ATP-binding subunit; this encodes NKYGKNLVEMVKNGKIDPIIGRDDEIRRSIQILSRRNKNNPILIGEPGVGKTAIVEGIAWRIFKGDVPETLKNKTVFSLDMGSLISGAKYRGEFEERLKAVITTLEESNGNIILFIDEVHNIVGAGSSEGSMDASNLLKPMLARGEIKVIGATTLDEYRKYIEKDAALERRFQPVLVEEPNIDETISILRGLKEKFEQFHGIRITDNAIVSAAKLSDRYITDRYLPDKAIDLIDEACAKLKTEINSMPTELDELTRQITQLEIEKEALKKEDDLASKKRYEILSKDLSTKKEKQKELLSSWRNEKNDIENIKKLQKELETAKFKLDEYSNINIDYEKAGELKYNTIPAIENKLSELKNKNQTNKLLKQMITEDEITMVISKWTKIPINKLLEGEKEKILNLENRLKERVIGQDDAIKKISETVLRSRAGLKNPKRPIGSFIFLGPTGVGKTYLAKTLAYNLFDDEENMVRIDMSEYMEKFSVSRLIGAAPGYVGYDEGGQLTEAIRRKPYSVILFDEIEKAHPDIFNILLQVLDDGRLTDNKGKIVDFKNTIIIMTSNLKEENLKSYFRPEFLNRVDEITVFNSLDIQSVKKIVIKELNEINKLLDDKMITVEFTNEAVEHIAKNTYDVEYGARPIKRYIQREIETSISKMILSNEIKEKDNLLIDLKNDRLVYEKK
- a CDS encoding COG2426 family protein, yielding MKYIYLFIISMTPFLELRGAIITAVALDLNLGLASIVCIIGNIIVMPIIFVFAKRFLIYGVKYKYLGPIFEKILKKGHETGQNLLNKSSTKTYIALFLFVGIPLPGTGVWTGTLGASMLDLGFRKSFVSIFFGTIMSCTIMIMLSKFGFSIGNMILSYINS